From Leptotrichia wadei, one genomic window encodes:
- the def gene encoding peptide deformylase produces the protein MKIVLYGHPTLREKAEKVDEVDDNVREILDEMVALMRKANGVGLAANQVDIAKRFFVLEHDGILKKVVNPEILEFSEEIADMEEGCLSIPGVYKRVNRPAKIKVKYLNENGEEVVEELEEMWARAFQHEFDHIEGILFTDRLSILNKRLVAKKLDVLKKDFAKGRIYRDLD, from the coding sequence ATGAAAATAGTTTTATATGGACATCCAACTTTACGAGAAAAAGCGGAAAAAGTTGATGAAGTTGATGATAATGTAAGAGAAATTTTGGATGAAATGGTTGCTCTTATGAGAAAGGCTAATGGAGTGGGACTTGCAGCGAATCAAGTGGATATTGCTAAAAGGTTTTTTGTGCTTGAGCACGACGGGATTTTGAAAAAAGTTGTTAATCCTGAAATTTTGGAGTTTTCTGAGGAAATTGCAGATATGGAGGAAGGATGCTTGAGTATTCCTGGGGTTTATAAAAGGGTTAATCGTCCTGCAAAAATCAAAGTAAAATATTTGAATGAAAATGGGGAAGAAGTTGTTGAAGAATTGGAAGAAATGTGGGCTAGGGCATTTCAGCATGAATTTGACCATATTGAAGGGATTTTGTTTACAGACAGGCTTTCAATTTTGAATAAAAGGCTTGTTGCTAAAAAGCTGGATGTTCTGAAGAAGGATTTTGCCAAGGGTAGAATTTACAGGGACTTGGATTAG
- the fmt gene encoding methionyl-tRNA formyltransferase: MKTIFMGTPEFAIPSLEVVFKNTDLQLIFTKEDKRNARGNKIIFSPVKQFGIDNNVEIIQPRKMKDEEVINKIKEINPDLIVVVAYGKILPKEIIDIPKYGIINVHSSLLPKYRGASPIHSAILNGDAETGVSIMYIEEGLDSGDVILREYCEITEDDTLGTLHDKLKELGADGLTKALKLIENGEVQAEKQDDSKATLVKPITKEQAKIDWNNTKEVIYNQIRGLNPFPAAYTFNEKGENIKIYKSEKIDKKYEDENGNEIENGTVVEIINKKGPVVKVANGGLLILQAKFEGKKLQRGADIINGRKMTAGEKLL; the protein is encoded by the coding sequence ATGAAAACAATATTTATGGGAACACCTGAATTTGCAATACCAAGTTTGGAAGTTGTATTTAAAAATACTGATTTACAGCTTATTTTTACAAAAGAGGACAAAAGGAATGCTAGAGGAAATAAAATAATATTTTCTCCTGTAAAGCAGTTTGGAATTGATAATAATGTGGAAATTATTCAGCCTAGAAAAATGAAGGATGAGGAAGTTATTAATAAAATTAAGGAAATAAATCCTGATTTGATTGTGGTTGTGGCTTATGGGAAAATTTTACCAAAAGAAATTATTGATATTCCCAAATATGGGATAATAAATGTTCATTCTTCACTTTTGCCAAAATATCGGGGAGCTTCGCCTATTCATTCTGCTATTTTAAATGGAGATGCCGAAACTGGAGTGAGCATAATGTATATTGAAGAAGGGCTTGACTCTGGAGATGTGATTTTGAGGGAATATTGTGAAATTACAGAAGATGACACTCTTGGAACTTTGCACGATAAATTGAAGGAATTAGGAGCAGATGGGCTTACTAAGGCTTTGAAATTGATTGAAAATGGGGAAGTTCAGGCGGAAAAGCAGGATGACAGCAAGGCTACTTTAGTGAAGCCGATTACGAAGGAGCAGGCAAAAATCGACTGGAATAATACAAAGGAAGTCATTTATAATCAGATACGTGGATTGAATCCGTTTCCGGCGGCATATACTTTTAATGAAAAAGGTGAAAATATAAAAATTTACAAAAGTGAAAAAATTGATAAAAAGTATGAGGATGAAAATGGAAATGAAATAGAAAATGGGACAGTTGTTGAGATTATTAATAAAAAAGGGCCTGTTGTGAAAGTTGCAAATGGTGGGCTATTGATTTTGCAGGCAAAATTTGAAGGGAAAAAGCTTCAAAGGGGAGCCGATATTATTAATGGACGTAAAATGACAGCTGGAGAAAAGTTATTATAG
- a CDS encoding redox-sensing transcriptional repressor Rex has product MKLKKLEISERVVQRLTEYLSILKEARKQDNEINSIELAKIMNTTSAQVRKDLSTFGEFGVRGKGYDVDKLIEIITEILGIDKINNVIIVGHGKMGEMLSSNLDVLGEGFKIVGIFDKDSNKIGKVAANDLIVQDIRNVGEFIKNMKNDSNTKIDMAILAVVKEQAQIAAEGLVKNGISAILNMTTYKLELGENVKVVDMDISAKLQELNFWRINNN; this is encoded by the coding sequence ATGAAGTTAAAAAAATTGGAAATTTCAGAAAGAGTTGTACAAAGATTGACAGAATATTTATCTATTCTAAAGGAAGCGAGAAAACAGGATAATGAAATAAATTCAATTGAACTTGCTAAAATTATGAATACCACTTCTGCTCAAGTGCGTAAGGATTTATCGACATTTGGTGAGTTTGGTGTGCGTGGAAAAGGTTATGATGTTGATAAATTGATAGAAATTATTACAGAAATTCTTGGAATTGACAAAATTAACAATGTTATAATTGTAGGGCACGGTAAAATGGGAGAAATGCTTTCATCAAATTTAGATGTTCTAGGTGAAGGCTTTAAAATTGTTGGAATATTTGACAAGGATAGTAATAAAATTGGAAAAGTAGCTGCAAATGATTTGATTGTTCAAGATATTAGAAATGTAGGAGAATTTATAAAAAATATGAAAAATGATTCTAATACGAAAATTGATATGGCAATTTTGGCAGTTGTAAAGGAACAGGCACAAATTGCAGCGGAAGGACTTGTAAAAAATGGAATTTCTGCGATACTCAATATGACGACTTATAAATTGGAACTAGGTGAAAACGTAAAAGTTGTGGATATGGATATTTCAGCAAAATTGCAGGAATTGAATTTTTGGAGAATAAATAATAATTAA
- the folD gene encoding bifunctional methylenetetrahydrofolate dehydrogenase/methenyltetrahydrofolate cyclohydrolase FolD, translating to MTIIDGKALSEKTLEEIKEVHGELQEKAGRKAGLAVIIVGENPASKIYVRNKIRACEKVGFHSETIRLDENISEENLLLEIEKLNNDDNIDGILVQLPLPKHIDELEVINAISAEKDVDGFHTTNIGKMMIGDETGFLPCTPFGVIQMFEEYGIELPGKDIVVIGQSNIVGKPMSLLLMQKHATVQTCNSRTKNLSEKLQKADIIIAAAGSPKLVKGSDVKDGVAVIDIGINRVDGKICGDVDFDEVSKKASFITPVPGGVGPMTIAMLIKNTLKSYKQKINKSK from the coding sequence ATGACTATAATTGATGGAAAAGCACTTTCAGAAAAGACTTTGGAGGAAATCAAAGAAGTACATGGTGAATTGCAGGAAAAGGCTGGCAGAAAAGCTGGGCTTGCGGTAATTATAGTAGGAGAAAATCCAGCTTCTAAAATTTATGTGAGAAATAAAATAAGAGCTTGTGAAAAAGTTGGATTTCATTCTGAAACAATCAGACTTGATGAAAATATTTCAGAGGAAAATTTACTTTTGGAAATTGAAAAATTAAATAATGATGACAATATAGATGGTATTCTGGTTCAACTGCCGCTTCCAAAGCACATTGATGAACTGGAGGTTATAAATGCAATTTCAGCAGAAAAGGATGTGGATGGATTCCATACAACAAATATTGGGAAAATGATGATTGGAGATGAAACAGGATTCTTGCCTTGCACACCCTTTGGAGTAATTCAAATGTTTGAAGAATATGGCATTGAATTGCCGGGAAAAGATATTGTTGTAATTGGGCAAAGTAATATTGTAGGAAAGCCAATGTCGCTTTTATTAATGCAAAAGCATGCGACAGTTCAAACTTGTAATTCAAGAACTAAAAATTTGTCTGAAAAGCTTCAAAAGGCTGATATTATAATAGCGGCAGCAGGATCTCCAAAATTAGTTAAAGGTTCAGATGTGAAAGATGGAGTTGCTGTAATTGACATTGGAATAAATAGGGTAGATGGGAAAATATGCGGAGATGTGGATTTTGATGAAGTTTCAAAAAAAGCCTCATTTATTACACCAGTTCCGGGCGGAGTCGGTCCAATGACAATCGCAATGCTAATAAAAAATACATTAAAATCATACAAACAGAAAATAAACAAATCAAAATAA
- the accB gene encoding acetyl-CoA carboxylase biotin carboxyl carrier protein: MKDKIKFIEKLAESMNENKIESVKYEDNNFEVSLTKKKKERNVIFGSPIAQPVVASNITQEVEVQEAEDSAPVQQATPEEISGTKITSPMVGTFYGSPSPAAGPFVKEGDSVTEGQTLCIVEAMKLMNEVKSTVSGKVKKIFVKDNESIKKGQTLMIIE; encoded by the coding sequence ATGAAGGATAAAATTAAATTTATTGAAAAATTAGCTGAAAGTATGAATGAAAACAAAATTGAATCTGTAAAATATGAAGATAATAATTTTGAAGTTTCATTAACTAAGAAAAAAAAGGAAAGAAATGTTATTTTTGGAAGTCCAATAGCTCAACCTGTAGTGGCTTCAAATATTACGCAGGAAGTGGAAGTTCAAGAAGCGGAAGATTCTGCTCCAGTACAGCAAGCGACTCCAGAAGAAATTTCAGGAACAAAAATTACTTCTCCAATGGTTGGAACTTTTTATGGTTCGCCATCACCAGCGGCAGGTCCATTTGTAAAGGAAGGAGATTCTGTAACAGAAGGGCAAACGCTTTGCATAGTTGAAGCAATGAAACTTATGAATGAAGTTAAATCAACAGTTTCAGGGAAAGTTAAAAAGATTTTTGTTAAGGATAACGAAAGTATAAAAAAAGGTCAAACATTAATGATTATTGAGTAA
- a CDS encoding hemolysin family protein, with product MEEKRILLNIVLLLVLLFFTSFLSAAESALSSLKQIHLKSDSKEKEKTKESELLKLWLENPNELLTTLLFVKTISYSSMVFTGIYLIKKIYAKGLYLGISFFVLIIFILLFSELIPRLVARNNIYGVSRTLIIPLNTVRIVLRPLIQLFIHISRFVVGIFKIKVKDQMFEITEDEILTFLKAGTESGVFEEGEEEMISSIFEFSETTVKEILTPRIDVFALEAENRIEDVWNEILDQGFTRIPIYNETIDNIVGTVHMKDLLHYDRQTGNNPPIKDFMKEAYFVPITKPLVELLEEFKLKQLHMAIVIDEYGGTQGIVTIEDLLEEIVGEIRDEFDQEEENIQQIREKIFDIRGDTPIEEINDKLEIEIPVSEEYDTISGYIQDKLGKVAEVFDQVKENNFILKVTDVDNKRVERVRAIIIEQKEDKEEVRRENGRD from the coding sequence TTGGAAGAGAAAAGGATTTTGTTGAATATTGTTCTGTTGTTAGTTTTATTGTTTTTTACATCATTTTTATCAGCTGCAGAATCTGCATTGTCATCACTTAAACAGATTCACTTAAAAAGCGATTCAAAGGAAAAGGAAAAAACTAAGGAAAGCGAACTTTTAAAACTTTGGCTGGAAAATCCAAATGAATTGCTTACAACACTTTTGTTTGTAAAGACAATTTCTTATTCTTCAATGGTTTTTACAGGAATTTATTTAATAAAAAAAATCTATGCAAAAGGTCTTTATTTGGGGATTTCATTTTTTGTATTAATTATTTTTATTTTATTATTTTCAGAATTAATTCCAAGATTGGTAGCTAGAAATAATATTTATGGAGTTTCTAGAACATTAATAATACCGTTAAATACAGTGAGAATTGTTTTAAGACCGTTAATTCAGCTGTTTATACATATTTCAAGATTTGTTGTTGGAATATTTAAAATAAAAGTAAAGGATCAGATGTTTGAGATAACAGAAGATGAAATTTTGACTTTTTTAAAGGCTGGAACAGAAAGCGGTGTGTTTGAAGAAGGCGAAGAAGAAATGATAAGCAGTATCTTTGAATTTTCAGAAACGACCGTTAAGGAAATACTTACTCCCAGAATAGATGTTTTTGCATTGGAGGCTGAAAACAGAATTGAAGATGTATGGAATGAAATTTTAGATCAAGGATTCACACGTATTCCTATCTATAACGAAACGATTGACAATATTGTAGGAACAGTTCATATGAAGGATTTGCTTCATTATGACAGGCAAACAGGAAATAATCCGCCTATAAAGGATTTTATGAAGGAAGCCTACTTTGTTCCAATTACAAAGCCGCTAGTCGAATTACTGGAAGAATTTAAGTTAAAGCAGCTTCATATGGCAATTGTAATTGATGAATACGGAGGAACTCAGGGAATAGTTACAATTGAAGACTTGCTGGAGGAAATTGTTGGGGAAATAAGGGATGAATTTGATCAGGAAGAGGAAAATATTCAACAAATTCGTGAAAAAATATTTGATATAAGAGGGGACACGCCTATTGAGGAAATAAATGACAAATTGGAAATAGAAATCCCAGTATCTGAAGAATATGATACAATTTCTGGATATATTCAGGATAAATTGGGAAAAGTTGCTGAAGTTTTCGATCAAGTTAAGGAAAATAACTTTATATTGAAAGTAACGGATGTAGATAATAAACGTGTTGAAAGAGTAAGAGCGATTATTATTGAGCAAAAAGAAGACAAGGAAGAAGTAAGGAGAGAAAATGGAAGAGATTAG
- a CDS encoding NUDIX domain-containing protein, which produces MEEIRPRIRVAGILIENDKILLIQHYKNNKKYWLIPGGGNDWGETAKEALIREYKEETNMDIEVDEFLFFSETIYPNKERHILNLFFRIHRNEKNDSIIKLGDEAVLTDLKFVTKEELKKMTVYPNIKENLLKLMNGEKVENYLGSLWNE; this is translated from the coding sequence ATGGAAGAGATTAGACCTCGAATACGTGTAGCAGGAATTCTTATTGAGAATGACAAAATTTTACTAATCCAGCATTACAAAAATAATAAAAAATACTGGCTTATTCCTGGTGGAGGAAATGACTGGGGCGAAACTGCAAAGGAAGCATTAATCCGTGAATACAAGGAAGAAACAAATATGGATATAGAAGTTGATGAGTTTTTATTTTTTTCAGAAACTATTTATCCAAATAAAGAGCGTCACATTTTAAATTTATTTTTTAGAATACATCGCAATGAAAAAAATGACAGTATCATAAAATTAGGAGATGAAGCTGTTTTAACCGATTTGAAATTTGTAACAAAAGAAGAACTCAAAAAAATGACAGTTTATCCAAATATTAAAGAGAATTTATTAAAATTAATGAATGGCGAAAAGGTAGAAAATTATTTAGGAAGTTTATGGAATGAATAA
- a CDS encoding adenine phosphoribosyltransferase has product MTVEEKEELKKLVRSVKDFPEKGVTFRDITTALKDKRGLEIIIKDFTDRYKNKGIDYVVGADARGFIFGAAIAYNIGAGFVPARKPGKLPAEVESVEYSLEYGKNSIEIHKDAFEKNSKILIVDDLLATGGTAEAMVKLVEKLGAKVYELAFMIELVDLKARDLLKGYEVYTQLKY; this is encoded by the coding sequence ATGACAGTTGAAGAAAAAGAAGAATTAAAGAAATTAGTGCGTTCAGTGAAGGATTTTCCAGAAAAGGGAGTAACTTTTAGAGATATTACAACAGCTTTAAAGGATAAAAGAGGATTGGAAATTATCATAAAGGATTTTACAGACAGATATAAAAATAAAGGAATTGATTATGTAGTAGGTGCCGATGCGAGAGGTTTTATTTTTGGAGCTGCAATTGCATATAATATCGGTGCTGGATTTGTTCCGGCAAGAAAGCCTGGAAAATTGCCAGCAGAAGTGGAAAGTGTGGAATATTCATTGGAATATGGAAAAAATAGCATAGAGATTCACAAGGATGCCTTTGAAAAAAATTCAAAAATATTAATAGTAGATGATCTGTTAGCAACAGGAGGAACAGCCGAAGCAATGGTTAAGCTAGTGGAAAAATTAGGAGCTAAAGTTTACGAGTTAGCATTTATGATAGAATTAGTTGATTTAAAGGCTAGAGATTTGCTGAAAGGTTACGAAGTGTATACTCAGTTAAAATATTAA